The Paenibacillus sp. YPG26 genome includes a window with the following:
- a CDS encoding glycerophosphodiester phosphodiesterase → MPVINFAHRGAAGHCPENTMVSFLRSIELGATGIETDVQMTRDGHLVLIHDETLQRTAGSPEWVKDLTLAQLKQKEAGAWFHEDYRGEAIPTLAELLELARDQDIIVNLELKNGIVQYPDIEMKVIEEIRRFGLSGRTIISSFNHYSLALCKKLAPDIHTGILYMEGLFEPWKYAAGIGANALHAFKYAVTPELAAEAARHGMPYHPFTVNDPEEMRSLIQAGVSGIITDYPDRLAELLASLGG, encoded by the coding sequence ATGCCCGTTATTAATTTCGCACACCGGGGGGCGGCAGGTCACTGTCCCGAGAACACCATGGTGTCATTTCTGAGAAGTATTGAGCTTGGTGCTACGGGGATTGAGACCGATGTACAGATGACCCGGGATGGCCATCTGGTCCTGATCCATGATGAGACGCTGCAGCGTACAGCCGGATCACCAGAGTGGGTGAAAGATCTGACGCTTGCACAGCTCAAGCAGAAGGAAGCGGGAGCCTGGTTTCATGAAGATTATCGTGGTGAAGCGATTCCAACGCTTGCGGAGCTGCTTGAGCTTGCGCGGGATCAGGATATTATCGTGAATCTGGAGCTTAAGAATGGGATTGTGCAGTATCCGGACATTGAGATGAAAGTGATCGAGGAGATCAGAAGGTTCGGCCTTTCCGGGCGGACTATTATTTCCAGCTTCAATCACTATTCCCTGGCTCTGTGCAAAAAGCTGGCTCCAGACATACATACCGGTATTTTATATATGGAAGGGCTCTTTGAACCTTGGAAGTATGCGGCGGGAATTGGCGCAAATGCACTGCACGCTTTCAAGTATGCGGTTACTCCCGAGCTTGCTGCTGAGGCTGCCCGGCATGGGATGCCCTATCATCCTTTCACGGTGAATGATCCTGAGGAAATGAGGTCTCTTATTCAAGCGGGGGTATCGGGCATAATTACGGACTATCCGGATCGTCTGGCGGAGCTGCTGGCTTCTCTGGGAGGTTAA
- a CDS encoding SDR family oxidoreductase, which produces MNLGLSGRSVFVAAASKGLGRASALAFAREGALVTIASRNQEQLSHAREEILKATGYTVNTVCMDVTDEKDIRQAIKTAAESQGGLDVVVTNAGGPPGGTFADMSDEDWQRGFELNLLSVIRMIREAVPYMRSAGGGRIVNLASTSIKQPIPGLILSNVFRAGVQSLTKTLAEELAKDGILINTIAPGRIATDRITELDTARAEKKGTSLESIQAEAAEAIPLGRMGTPEEFARLVAFYGSFANTYVTGQSIMVDGGMLRGL; this is translated from the coding sequence ATGAATCTGGGTCTATCAGGAAGATCCGTTTTTGTGGCTGCGGCAAGCAAAGGATTAGGCAGAGCCAGTGCGCTTGCTTTTGCCCGGGAAGGGGCACTTGTAACCATAGCAAGCCGAAATCAGGAGCAGCTTAGCCATGCCAGGGAGGAGATTCTCAAAGCAACCGGGTACACAGTGAATACCGTCTGTATGGACGTTACTGATGAGAAGGATATCCGCCAGGCCATCAAGACAGCGGCAGAGTCCCAGGGAGGTCTGGATGTGGTGGTCACCAATGCCGGTGGACCGCCGGGAGGAACCTTTGCCGATATGAGCGATGAAGATTGGCAGAGAGGATTTGAACTGAATTTGCTCAGTGTAATCCGCATGATCCGGGAAGCGGTCCCTTATATGAGGTCAGCGGGTGGAGGAAGGATCGTCAATCTGGCATCGACTTCGATCAAGCAGCCGATTCCGGGACTCATCCTGTCGAATGTGTTCCGTGCGGGTGTTCAATCACTTACTAAGACACTCGCGGAGGAGCTGGCGAAGGATGGGATTCTAATTAATACGATTGCTCCTGGACGTATTGCTACAGACCGGATCACCGAGCTGGATACTGCCCGCGCGGAGAAGAAAGGAACTTCTCTGGAATCCATCCAGGCTGAAGCTGCTGAGGCTATTCCACTTGGGCGGATGGGGACACCGGAGGAATTTGCCCGACTGGTTGCTTTTTACGGTTCATTTGCCAATACCTATGTGACAGGTCAATCCATCATGGTTGATGGAGGGATGCTGAGGGGGCTATAA
- a CDS encoding DUF2500 domain-containing protein: MDNTFRFGPDVWLEFLDGVPLWSKIFGGTLLVVMIGTFAYAIIKGLMVWSANNSKSMLTKQAVVVSKRTEVWEGVGNTAPSTNYYITFELENGARMEFQMAAREFGLLVEKDEGEITYQGGRFMNFNRRMKGKYTQYV, from the coding sequence ATGGATAACACTTTCAGATTCGGACCTGATGTTTGGTTGGAGTTCCTGGATGGGGTTCCCTTGTGGTCTAAGATTTTTGGGGGTACACTGCTGGTTGTTATGATAGGCACCTTTGCGTATGCTATCATTAAAGGGTTAATGGTATGGTCGGCTAACAACAGCAAGAGCATGTTAACGAAGCAAGCTGTGGTTGTGTCGAAGAGAACGGAAGTGTGGGAAGGTGTTGGGAACACGGCTCCCTCCACGAATTACTATATAACATTTGAGCTCGAGAACGGAGCCCGGATGGAATTTCAGATGGCCGCACGCGAATTCGGTCTGCTGGTTGAGAAGGATGAAGGTGAGATTACCTATCAGGGCGGGCGATTCATGAACTTCAATCGGAGAATGAAAGGGAAATACACACAATATGTCTAA
- a CDS encoding RNA ligase family protein — MNLQPVVPFEPISTDKLPEGESWTAQIKWDGVRMLTYFDGHETQLVNRKLNNRTLQYPELTRIHEYCRAESVILDGEVIALHGGKPSFHEVMRRDGSRKAENIRRARQEVPVTYMLFDILYHNGSWLTGLPLRERQRILREVIIPTTCVQVTADFPSPDVLYEVMSKHGMEGVVVKNLDSSYALDGKDKRWMKKKIIQDLVAVVGGYTLRGGIVNALMLGLYDEEGRLWYIGHAGTGKLSVQDWRDITVQVAPITRPSRPFTTQPSRSKDAYWVEPQLTVKVNFLEWTPGGTLRQPSIQAVVTVDPATCKFGSS; from the coding sequence GTGAATTTACAGCCCGTAGTCCCTTTTGAGCCTATCTCCACGGACAAGCTGCCCGAAGGTGAATCATGGACCGCCCAGATTAAATGGGACGGCGTCCGGATGCTGACTTATTTCGACGGGCATGAGACGCAGCTCGTGAACCGCAAGCTGAACAACCGGACACTGCAGTACCCCGAGCTTACCCGGATACATGAATACTGCCGGGCTGAGTCCGTGATTCTGGACGGTGAAGTTATTGCGCTGCACGGAGGCAAGCCCTCCTTCCACGAAGTGATGCGGCGGGATGGCTCACGCAAGGCAGAGAATATCCGGCGGGCCCGGCAGGAGGTGCCGGTCACTTATATGCTGTTCGATATCCTGTACCATAACGGATCCTGGTTGACCGGGCTTCCACTGCGCGAGCGTCAGCGGATCCTCCGTGAAGTCATCATACCCACTACCTGTGTTCAGGTTACTGCGGACTTCCCGTCTCCTGATGTCTTGTATGAAGTAATGAGCAAGCATGGTATGGAGGGAGTCGTGGTCAAGAATCTGGACAGCTCCTATGCGCTGGATGGCAAAGACAAGAGATGGATGAAGAAAAAGATCATTCAAGACCTTGTGGCTGTCGTCGGCGGATACACACTGCGGGGCGGGATTGTGAACGCGTTAATGCTGGGTCTCTATGATGAGGAGGGACGGCTGTGGTACATCGGACATGCCGGTACAGGCAAATTGTCCGTTCAGGATTGGAGGGACATCACCGTGCAGGTGGCTCCGATCACAAGACCCTCCCGCCCTTTTACGACCCAGCCCTCCCGCAGCAAAGATGCTTACTGGGTCGAGCCGCAGCTGACGGTGAAGGTGAATTTCCTGGAATGGACACCCGGAGGCACCCTCCGTCAGCCAAGTATTCAGGCTGTGGTCACGGTGGATCCGGCGACATGCAAGTTCGGATCCAGTTGA
- the tsaE gene encoding tRNA (adenosine(37)-N6)-threonylcarbamoyltransferase complex ATPase subunit type 1 TsaE, translated as MEFDKEAADLILQANDLADTERLAAFLADRAQPGTVIALDGDLGAGKTAFSQLFAKHLKVEQQVNSPTFTIIKEYEGRLPFYHMDVYRLSLEEADELGLEEYFEGQGVTLVEWASLIGELLPSCYLQMYLEVTGMNERRIYLKAQGAPYGQWLPDLKREWGTV; from the coding sequence ATGGAATTTGACAAGGAAGCAGCAGATCTTATCCTGCAGGCGAATGATCTGGCAGATACCGAGAGACTGGCCGCATTTCTGGCTGATCGGGCGCAGCCTGGAACGGTTATAGCGCTCGATGGTGATCTGGGGGCAGGAAAGACCGCGTTCTCCCAGCTGTTCGCCAAGCACCTCAAGGTTGAACAGCAGGTGAACAGCCCTACTTTCACTATTATTAAGGAATATGAGGGCAGACTGCCCTTTTATCATATGGATGTATACCGGCTGTCACTGGAAGAAGCGGACGAGCTGGGGCTGGAGGAATACTTCGAAGGCCAGGGTGTCACGCTTGTGGAATGGGCGAGCCTGATTGGGGAGCTTCTGCCTTCCTGCTATCTGCAGATGTATCTTGAGGTTACGGGCATGAATGAGCGGCGGATTTATTTGAAGGCGCAGGGGGCACCTTATGGGCAATGGCTTCCGGATCTAAAGAGAGAATGGGGAACTGTATGA
- the rimI gene encoding ribosomal protein S18-alanine N-acetyltransferase yields MEAEQAGSLQSGDGIRFRPMTLEDIPDVMIIEHESFTLPWTENAFHSEMTQNHFAKYIIMEKDGVPIGYAGMWTVVDEAHVTNIAVRSAYRGQHLGERLMREMMLLAGRIGMTRMTLEARVSNTVAQSLYGKLGFRPVGLRKGYYSDNQEDALIMWCDLPDDIVAQHGEGSEWDL; encoded by the coding sequence ATGGAAGCAGAACAAGCGGGCAGCCTGCAGTCCGGTGACGGAATCCGGTTCCGTCCCATGACGCTTGAGGATATTCCGGATGTGATGATTATTGAACATGAATCCTTTACGCTGCCCTGGACGGAGAATGCGTTCCACAGCGAGATGACGCAGAATCATTTTGCCAAATATATCATTATGGAGAAGGACGGAGTTCCGATCGGTTATGCGGGCATGTGGACGGTGGTGGATGAAGCCCATGTGACCAATATTGCGGTGCGCTCCGCTTACCGCGGCCAGCATCTGGGGGAGAGGCTAATGCGGGAGATGATGCTTCTGGCCGGGAGAATAGGGATGACCAGGATGACCCTGGAAGCCCGTGTCTCCAACACGGTGGCCCAATCCCTGTACGGCAAGCTTGGCTTCCGCCCGGTAGGACTGCGCAAAGGCTATTATTCAGACAATCAGGAGGATGCGCTGATTATGTGGTGCGATCTGCCTGATGATATTGTTGCCCAACATGGGGAAGGAAGCGAATGGGACTTATGA
- the tsaD gene encoding tRNA (adenosine(37)-N6)-threonylcarbamoyltransferase complex transferase subunit TsaD: MSGLDTKLVEDSFILAVETSCDETSVSVVKNGREVLSNLIFSQIETHKAFGGVVPEVASRKHVESITMMLQEAVQQSGISPDKLSAVAVTQGPGLVGALLVGIMAAKSLAFALDKPLIGTHHIAGHIYANRLVQEISYPSIALVVSGGHTELVHMESEGQFKLIGRTRDDAVGEAYDKVARALGFPYPGGPYVDRLAHEAENSAELPRSWLEPDSFDFSFSGLKSAVLNVLNQTKMRGETPDIPAIARGFQESVIEVLVEKAIRAMRLTGAAELLLCGGVAANRGLREALTARCEREGITLRIPPLAYCTDNAAMIGAAAYLKLVHGEFAPQTMKAEPGLSLEEWSVGN, encoded by the coding sequence ATGAGTGGATTGGATACAAAGTTAGTAGAGGACAGCTTCATTCTGGCTGTGGAGACAAGCTGTGACGAGACTTCCGTATCGGTCGTCAAGAACGGGCGGGAAGTGCTCTCCAACCTCATTTTCAGCCAGATCGAGACACACAAAGCCTTCGGCGGCGTCGTACCTGAAGTCGCCTCCCGCAAACATGTCGAGAGTATTACTATGATGCTTCAGGAGGCTGTTCAGCAGTCGGGCATCTCACCAGACAAGCTCTCCGCGGTTGCCGTGACACAGGGCCCTGGTCTGGTGGGCGCACTGCTTGTAGGGATTATGGCGGCGAAGAGTCTGGCCTTTGCACTCGACAAGCCTTTGATAGGCACCCATCATATTGCGGGGCATATCTATGCGAACCGTCTGGTTCAGGAGATCTCGTATCCAAGCATCGCGCTGGTCGTATCCGGCGGGCATACAGAGCTTGTCCATATGGAGAGCGAAGGGCAGTTCAAATTAATCGGCCGGACACGGGATGATGCGGTAGGAGAGGCTTATGATAAAGTTGCTCGGGCGCTGGGCTTCCCTTATCCGGGTGGTCCTTATGTTGACCGGCTTGCGCATGAGGCTGAGAATTCGGCAGAGCTTCCCCGTTCCTGGCTTGAGCCGGACTCGTTTGACTTTAGCTTCAGCGGTCTCAAGTCCGCGGTGCTGAATGTGCTCAACCAGACAAAGATGCGGGGCGAGACCCCGGATATTCCCGCCATTGCCCGCGGGTTCCAGGAATCGGTCATTGAGGTGTTGGTCGAGAAAGCGATCCGGGCCATGCGGTTAACCGGAGCTGCCGAGCTTCTGCTCTGCGGGGGAGTGGCGGCGAACCGGGGGCTGCGTGAGGCCTTGACCGCACGCTGTGAACGTGAAGGCATCACGCTGAGAATTCCGCCGCTTGCGTATTGCACGGATAATGCGGCTATGATCGGTGCGGCTGCTTACTTGAAGCTTGTGCATGGCGAGTTCGCACCGCAGACCATGAAGGCGGAGCCGGGACTATCGCTCGAAGAATGGTCGGTCGGCAATTAA
- the tsaB gene encoding tRNA (adenosine(37)-N6)-threonylcarbamoyltransferase complex dimerization subunit type 1 TsaB, whose product MSNNSGEPRYTLTFDSSTASLAVAAMDGGRLLAERNITAERNHSVHLITAIQEVLAEAGLAKSQLGGIGTGIGPGSYTGIRIAVTTAKTLAWSMGLPVAGISSLAALGLGGWAAGTGQPPAAFEAAAGRRSESPPAAAAQAAAGRAPAEWIIPLMDARRGQVYTALFEAAPGELPRRLAPDGIRLMERWVTALAGRLEALAPEARPSAVWFTGETEVHGAAAEALRPLLGGRLETRPYVLEGAWAGLLGADRLLRGESDEVHSLVPNYTQLAEAEANLLRGV is encoded by the coding sequence ATGAGTAACAATTCAGGAGAGCCGCGTTATACGCTTACCTTCGATTCGTCTACGGCTTCGCTGGCTGTAGCCGCTATGGATGGCGGCCGGCTGCTGGCTGAGCGCAATATTACCGCCGAGCGGAATCACTCGGTGCATTTGATCACCGCGATCCAGGAGGTGCTTGCGGAGGCCGGCCTTGCGAAGAGCCAGCTTGGCGGCATCGGAACCGGAATCGGTCCGGGGTCCTACACGGGCATCCGGATCGCCGTGACCACGGCCAAGACCCTGGCGTGGTCCATGGGTCTGCCGGTGGCGGGCATCTCCAGCCTCGCCGCCCTGGGCCTTGGCGGCTGGGCCGCCGGCACGGGCCAGCCGCCCGCGGCCTTCGAAGCTGCGGCAGGGCGCCGCAGCGAGTCCCCGCCAGCAGCCGCTGCGCAGGCTGCTGCGGGCAGGGCCCCAGCGGAATGGATCATTCCGCTGATGGATGCACGGCGCGGTCAAGTGTATACCGCGCTGTTCGAGGCGGCGCCGGGCGAGCTGCCCCGGCGCCTGGCGCCGGATGGCATCCGGCTGATGGAGCGCTGGGTTACAGCGCTTGCCGGACGCCTGGAGGCGCTCGCGCCAGAGGCGCGGCCGTCCGCCGTGTGGTTCACCGGCGAGACGGAGGTGCACGGCGCGGCCGCGGAGGCGCTCCGCCCGCTGCTGGGCGGGCGGCTTGAGACGCGGCCTTACGTGCTTGAGGGCGCTTGGGCCGGTCTGCTGGGCGCGGACCGGCTCCTGCGCGGCGAATCGGACGAGGTGCATTCGCTCGTCCCGAATTATACCCAGCTTGCGGAAGCGGAAGCGAATCTGCTTCGCGGCGTGTAA
- a CDS encoding GNAT family N-acetyltransferase, with product MSNNYRVYQATIEDLNELAELFNKYRVFYGQAPDLEGARNFLFDRFEHQESIILCAKADPAEQLLGFIQLYPLFSSISMRRLLLLNDLYVDEFCRKQGIGQLLLDAAKDYAEKVRAKGLQLSTALTNSTAQSLYEKNGYVRDNEFYHYFLGLQPV from the coding sequence ATGTCTAATAACTACAGAGTGTATCAGGCAACTATAGAAGATTTGAATGAACTTGCTGAATTGTTCAACAAGTATAGAGTCTTTTATGGGCAGGCCCCCGACCTAGAGGGAGCACGGAACTTCTTGTTCGATCGCTTTGAGCATCAGGAATCTATTATTCTCTGTGCGAAGGCTGACCCTGCAGAACAACTGCTTGGATTCATACAGCTGTATCCGCTGTTCTCTTCGATCTCCATGAGACGGCTGCTGCTTCTGAACGATTTGTATGTTGATGAGTTCTGCCGGAAGCAGGGAATCGGTCAACTGCTGCTGGACGCGGCCAAGGATTATGCGGAGAAGGTTCGTGCCAAAGGGCTGCAGTTATCCACTGCGTTAACGAATAGCACGGCACAATCTCTGTATGAGAAGAACGGATATGTCAGAGACAACGAGTTCTATCATTACTTCCTGGGACTTCAGCCGGTATAA
- a CDS encoding PH domain-containing protein — MTPVVYKTARDRFYVTLWVGTLVLITLSLFVPLLFTPIVYLQLLVVGVIEVLVAGLIIWLVADLKYVLTKDHLIVRGGFIQSKIKYSDITKVTRQPNIWAGYRMLFSRDAIEVHYRNGLWSSVIISPLEKEAFIEELKSRNYGIYVEPLDNKQL, encoded by the coding sequence ATGACCCCTGTTGTATACAAAACAGCCCGGGACCGGTTCTATGTGACTCTGTGGGTGGGCACTCTTGTACTGATCACGTTATCGCTGTTTGTACCCCTGCTATTCACCCCAATTGTGTACCTGCAGCTCCTTGTCGTGGGTGTGATTGAGGTGCTTGTGGCTGGCCTTATCATCTGGCTGGTCGCTGATCTTAAGTATGTGCTGACCAAGGACCACCTTATTGTCAGGGGAGGCTTCATTCAATCAAAAATTAAGTACAGTGATATTACCAAGGTTACTAGACAACCGAATATCTGGGCAGGTTACCGGATGTTGTTCTCACGGGATGCTATTGAAGTACATTATAGAAATGGACTTTGGAGCAGCGTAATCATCTCTCCTTTAGAGAAGGAGGCTTTCATAGAAGAGCTTAAGAGCAGGAACTATGGAATCTATGTTGAGCCTCTGGACAATAAGCAGCTATAG
- a CDS encoding SLC45 family MFS transporter — MKRTWLLGLGFFSISLTWALYNAFVPLFLDDYLTKVSMIGFMMTLDNYLALFIQPWIGHRSDRTRTRYGRRMPYLLIGMPLGAVFVTLIPWYTSLFTLVLFMVLMNLSMSLFRSPTVALMPDITPERQRTKANGIINLMGGLGSVLAFGVGSELYGIGSYVPFVGAGAVMLLSMFVLKLVIQEPEALQQPGNAEKKPAVRVKEQLNRTTILILLAIFFWFVAYQGVEALFTLYGTKHLGMSDKAASSSLTFFSLAFLAFALPSGWLGAKYGKKRMILAGVIGLLLVFGAIIFVQSALVLRILLIVGGIFWACININSYPWVVSTGREESIGTRTGLYYLVSSLAAIISPPLLGLLMDLLGYQMLFIAASSGLVLAFICLLAVREDYVQPHAAKSSASSL, encoded by the coding sequence ATGAAGAGAACCTGGCTGCTGGGACTTGGTTTTTTTAGCATTAGTCTAACCTGGGCGCTGTACAATGCTTTTGTGCCTTTATTTCTTGATGATTATTTAACCAAAGTCTCGATGATCGGCTTTATGATGACCCTTGATAACTATCTGGCTCTGTTCATCCAGCCCTGGATCGGGCACCGAAGTGATCGGACGCGGACACGATATGGCCGGCGGATGCCTTATCTGCTGATCGGCATGCCGCTTGGAGCGGTATTTGTCACGCTGATTCCATGGTACACGAGTCTCTTCACGCTGGTGCTGTTCATGGTCCTCATGAACCTCTCGATGAGTCTGTTCCGTTCCCCTACGGTTGCTTTGATGCCGGATATTACCCCGGAGCGGCAGCGGACCAAGGCGAACGGAATCATTAATTTAATGGGCGGGCTCGGTTCCGTACTCGCATTCGGGGTTGGGTCCGAGCTGTACGGAATTGGCTCTTATGTGCCATTTGTAGGTGCCGGTGCAGTCATGCTCCTCTCCATGTTCGTACTCAAGCTTGTTATTCAGGAGCCTGAGGCTCTGCAGCAGCCTGGGAATGCGGAGAAGAAGCCGGCCGTCCGGGTCAAAGAGCAGCTGAATAGAACAACGATTCTGATCCTGCTTGCGATTTTTTTCTGGTTCGTTGCCTACCAAGGGGTTGAAGCCTTGTTCACCCTGTATGGAACCAAGCACTTGGGCATGTCCGATAAAGCGGCGTCTTCCTCGCTGACGTTCTTCTCCCTGGCCTTTCTGGCCTTTGCGCTGCCGAGCGGCTGGCTTGGTGCGAAGTATGGCAAGAAGCGGATGATCCTGGCAGGAGTGATCGGGTTGCTTCTGGTCTTCGGCGCAATCATTTTTGTACAGTCAGCCCTGGTGCTTAGAATTCTGCTTATTGTGGGGGGAATCTTCTGGGCATGCATCAACATCAACTCGTACCCCTGGGTGGTCTCGACGGGTAGGGAGGAGAGCATAGGCACAAGAACAGGTCTCTATTACCTGGTCTCCTCGCTTGCGGCTATTATCTCTCCTCCACTTCTGGGATTGCTGATGGATCTGCTCGGTTATCAGATGCTGTTCATTGCGGCTTCCTCAGGACTTGTGCTGGCATTCATATGCCTTCTGGCTGTAAGAGAAGACTACGTTCAGCCTCATGCGGCTAAGTCTTCTGCCTCGTCGCTATGA
- the ligD gene encoding non-homologous end-joining DNA ligase, which yields MPKAVRGTITVEGHEVPISNPGKLLWPEAGITKRDYLEKLAELSPYLLTYCRNRLLTTIRYPGGVHGPFFYQKNAPEPLPDYVRTVVHENINYVVLDNLPSLLWLGNLASIEFHPSLHYVDESLPCEWMIDLDPTLEDDPRIMEAASYVGDILTSLGLTSVPKTSGATGVQIIVPIEHGVTFDELRTLGHFIARFATERYPDLFTIERLKKDRGDKIYFDYLQHYNGKTLAAPYTPRAKAAASVSTPLTWDEVKRNPHPSEFNLLTISERLQHKGDLLQAVPPQSVDLILKHLRSPIS from the coding sequence ATGCCCAAAGCTGTCCGCGGCACAATCACTGTTGAGGGACATGAGGTCCCAATCTCCAATCCCGGCAAGCTGCTCTGGCCGGAAGCCGGGATTACGAAGCGGGATTATCTGGAGAAGCTGGCTGAGCTCTCCCCCTATCTGCTCACCTACTGCCGTAATCGACTATTGACAACCATTCGTTACCCTGGCGGCGTCCACGGGCCTTTTTTCTACCAGAAGAATGCCCCTGAGCCCCTGCCAGACTATGTTCGTACCGTTGTTCATGAGAACATCAATTACGTTGTGCTGGATAATCTTCCTTCCCTACTATGGCTGGGCAATCTTGCCTCCATAGAGTTTCACCCATCGCTTCACTATGTGGATGAATCCCTGCCCTGCGAGTGGATGATTGATCTGGACCCTACACTAGAGGACGATCCGCGGATTATGGAAGCTGCCTCCTATGTCGGCGATATCCTTACCTCACTCGGCCTTACCTCTGTACCCAAGACCTCGGGCGCAACCGGGGTTCAGATCATTGTACCTATCGAGCACGGCGTAACCTTCGATGAGCTAAGAACGCTTGGGCATTTCATTGCCCGGTTCGCAACAGAACGCTACCCGGACTTGTTCACCATCGAACGGCTGAAGAAGGATCGCGGGGACAAAATATATTTCGATTATCTCCAGCATTACAACGGCAAGACGCTTGCGGCTCCCTACACACCGCGTGCCAAGGCTGCCGCAAGCGTGTCTACCCCCTTAACCTGGGATGAAGTGAAGCGGAATCCGCATCCCTCCGAGTTCAACCTGCTTACTATTTCAGAGCGATTACAGCACAAAGGCGACCTGCTGCAAGCAGTGCCGCCCCAATCTGTAGATTTAATTCTTAAGCATTTAAGAAGTCCGATTTCGTAA
- a CDS encoding DUF1572 family protein, which translates to MDSGQIYLDSIRSQFRYYKELGEQAIEQLEPEQLFTAYNDDTNSIATIVKHLSGNMLSRWTHFLTEDGEKPWRDRDEEFVHDIIVDKEELMRKWEAGWACLFGALDDLRPDQLLGTIYIRNEGQTVMEAVNRQLAHYPYHVGQIIYAAKLLKHGSWLSLTIPRNSSGSDHAEQFSNDTVVRNFTVEELKKHE; encoded by the coding sequence ATGGATAGCGGTCAAATTTATCTGGATAGTATCAGAAGTCAATTCAGGTATTATAAAGAGCTTGGGGAGCAGGCCATCGAGCAGCTGGAGCCGGAACAGCTGTTCACGGCTTATAATGATGATACCAACAGTATTGCAACGATAGTCAAGCATTTGAGCGGAAATATGCTGTCCAGATGGACTCATTTCTTGACAGAAGATGGGGAGAAGCCTTGGAGGGACCGCGACGAGGAATTTGTACATGATATCATCGTGGACAAAGAAGAACTTATGAGAAAGTGGGAAGCTGGCTGGGCTTGCCTGTTTGGGGCATTGGATGATCTGCGCCCCGATCAACTGCTCGGGACTATCTATATCCGCAATGAAGGACAGACCGTGATGGAAGCGGTCAACCGGCAGCTGGCCCATTATCCTTACCATGTCGGGCAGATCATCTATGCGGCCAAGCTGCTCAAGCATGGAAGCTGGCTTAGCTTGACCATACCGCGGAACAGCTCCGGGTCTGATCATGCGGAGCAATTCTCTAATGATACGGTAGTTAGAAACTTCACGGTAGAAGAGCTGAAGAAGCACGAGTAG
- a CDS encoding Ku protein, whose translation MHTVWKGAISFGLVHVPVKMFSATEDKDISMKYIHKACGSPISYVRRCPSCEKDVDWEEISKGYEYEKGRYVLFEKSELEQLSAQVERTITILDFVDLQDIDPIYFQKTYYLSPDQAGSNAYLLLLEAMKQTGKIGIAKIAIRSKSSLAAIRVMEGCLAIETIFYPDEIRPISQVPNLPEAASVNDKELGMAKVLIEQLSTSFEPSKYSDDYRESLMNLIQHKVAGEEISLAPAKPESNVIDLMAALQASIEAVKPIATDPGPAVKKPRAKRGAAAAAAKEDTAGTPTGAPKPKRQSASKAKKTIS comes from the coding sequence ATGCATACGGTATGGAAAGGCGCAATCAGCTTCGGTCTTGTTCACGTTCCGGTGAAGATGTTCTCCGCAACCGAGGATAAAGACATCTCCATGAAATATATCCATAAAGCCTGCGGTAGCCCGATCTCTTACGTGAGACGCTGTCCTTCCTGTGAGAAGGATGTGGACTGGGAGGAGATCTCCAAAGGCTACGAGTACGAGAAAGGCAGATATGTCCTGTTCGAGAAAAGCGAGCTGGAGCAGCTGTCCGCCCAAGTGGAGCGGACAATTACTATTCTGGATTTTGTTGATCTCCAGGACATCGACCCGATTTATTTCCAGAAGACGTATTATTTATCCCCCGACCAGGCCGGTTCCAATGCCTATTTGCTGCTGCTTGAAGCGATGAAGCAGACAGGCAAGATTGGTATAGCCAAAATTGCCATACGCTCCAAGAGCAGTCTTGCGGCGATCCGGGTCATGGAGGGGTGTCTTGCGATTGAGACGATCTTCTATCCGGATGAGATTCGGCCGATCAGTCAAGTACCCAACCTTCCCGAGGCCGCCAGTGTGAACGATAAAGAGCTCGGCATGGCCAAGGTGCTAATTGAGCAGCTGTCTACTTCGTTCGAGCCTTCCAAATATTCGGACGATTACCGTGAATCCCTGATGAACCTCATCCAGCACAAGGTTGCAGGTGAGGAGATCAGCCTGGCTCCCGCGAAGCCGGAGAGCAATGTCATTGACCTGATGGCTGCCCTGCAGGCAAGCATTGAAGCTGTGAAGCCTATTGCAACGGATCCGGGACCTGCAGTCAAGAAGCCCCGGGCCAAGCGGGGAGCTGCAGCAGCTGCAGCCAAGGAGGATACGGCCGGTACGCCAACAGGCGCGCCCAAGCCCAAGCGGCAAAGTGCATCCAAAGCCAAGAAAACTATTTCTTAA